A stretch of the Filimonas lacunae genome encodes the following:
- a CDS encoding xanthine dehydrogenase family protein molybdopterin-binding subunit: MRFFENQPLVNNAPEGRVEGVAKVTGSGKYAAEYKVANQCYAVLVGSTIAAGTINRIHVEEAKELAGVLDVITHLHKPIVPGMADAAKIKESRFGLPILHTDTVYFKGQPIAVVIAETLEDATYAASLVWAEYTTREANVNFDQLHPGVATKADGKERGSVSAWADAPYKVDASYNIQHEVHNPMEMHATIAHWESADKLKLYDKNQGVNNVQRIFAKLWNIPPANIEVISEFVGGGFGSGLRVWPHALAAIMAARQVNRPVKLVLTRPQMFLLVGYRPQSWQQVQLGADSNGRFTGIRHQAKHSTSLYEDFNDGITRVTRMVYQIPNVKTESANVPLNLSTPTWMRGPGDCTGAFAVESAIDELSYQLKMDPVALRLKNLALTQHPESGKPWSTNFLNECIEKGAAMIHWQDRQPQPAQQKEGDWAIGYGMATGMWNAGRGNAGAAIKMQPDGTITVQTAMTDIGTGTGTAMQNITHEQTGITKSKIKIELGHSTLPAAPSQGGSTGLSSISGAVVATCNALKQKLAGYAATQEEVYKSAAPADILLSDTGISYQTHNHHFISYNSLFEKNHLTEVEVEASAGPGAERQQYAFCSSAAHFCRVKVNIKTGKVKIDKMVAVVDGGRIVNEKAAANQVSGAAVGGIGMALMEEQAVDHRYASLVGNDLAGYHFAVNADAPIIEVAFINKPDTNSNPSGAKGLGEVGIIGSAAAIANAIYHATGKRLRNLPVTPDKILLA; the protein is encoded by the coding sequence ATGAGATTTTTTGAGAATCAGCCGTTGGTAAATAATGCACCGGAAGGCCGTGTGGAAGGCGTAGCCAAAGTAACCGGCAGCGGTAAATATGCCGCAGAGTATAAGGTAGCCAACCAATGCTATGCTGTGCTGGTGGGCAGCACTATTGCCGCCGGTACCATCAACCGCATTCATGTAGAAGAAGCCAAAGAACTGGCCGGTGTGCTGGACGTGATCACCCACCTGCACAAACCCATTGTACCCGGCATGGCTGATGCCGCCAAAATAAAAGAAAGCCGCTTTGGACTGCCCATATTACATACCGATACGGTTTATTTTAAAGGGCAGCCCATAGCCGTAGTAATAGCCGAAACACTGGAAGATGCCACCTATGCCGCCTCGCTGGTGTGGGCCGAGTACACCACCCGCGAAGCCAATGTAAACTTTGACCAGTTGCACCCTGGTGTTGCCACCAAAGCCGACGGCAAAGAACGCGGCAGTGTAAGCGCCTGGGCCGATGCCCCTTATAAAGTAGATGCCAGTTACAACATACAGCACGAAGTGCATAACCCGATGGAAATGCACGCCACCATAGCCCATTGGGAAAGTGCTGACAAACTAAAGCTGTACGATAAAAACCAGGGGGTAAATAACGTACAACGCATATTTGCCAAACTCTGGAACATACCGCCCGCTAACATTGAAGTAATCAGCGAGTTTGTAGGCGGCGGCTTTGGATCGGGCCTGCGCGTATGGCCCCATGCACTGGCCGCTATTATGGCAGCCAGACAGGTAAACCGCCCGGTGAAACTGGTGCTTACACGCCCGCAGATGTTTTTACTGGTAGGTTACCGCCCGCAATCGTGGCAACAGGTGCAGCTGGGAGCCGACAGCAACGGCCGCTTTACCGGCATCCGCCACCAGGCCAAACACAGCACTTCCCTATACGAAGATTTTAACGACGGCATTACCCGCGTTACCCGTATGGTGTACCAGATACCCAACGTAAAAACGGAAAGCGCCAATGTGCCCCTGAACCTGAGCACTCCTACCTGGATGCGTGGCCCGGGCGATTGCACCGGTGCTTTTGCTGTGGAAAGCGCTATTGATGAGTTAAGCTACCAGTTGAAAATGGACCCTGTGGCCTTGCGTTTAAAAAACCTGGCGCTGACGCAGCATCCCGAAAGCGGTAAACCCTGGAGCACTAACTTTTTAAATGAGTGTATAGAAAAAGGGGCTGCTATGATTCACTGGCAGGATCGCCAGCCGCAGCCTGCACAACAAAAAGAGGGCGACTGGGCCATCGGGTACGGCATGGCTACGGGTATGTGGAATGCAGGGCGCGGCAACGCCGGCGCTGCCATTAAAATGCAGCCCGACGGTACCATTACTGTGCAAACGGCTATGACGGATATAGGCACGGGCACAGGCACCGCCATGCAAAATATTACGCATGAACAAACCGGCATTACCAAAAGCAAAATTAAAATAGAACTGGGCCACTCTACCCTGCCCGCCGCCCCCAGCCAGGGAGGCAGCACCGGCCTGTCCAGCATCAGTGGCGCCGTGGTAGCTACCTGTAATGCTTTAAAACAAAAGCTGGCCGGTTATGCCGCCACGCAGGAAGAAGTGTATAAAAGCGCCGCGCCGGCAGACATATTGTTATCCGACACGGGCATTTCTTACCAGACCCATAACCATCATTTTATCAGTTATAACTCTTTGTTTGAAAAGAACCACCTTACCGAAGTAGAAGTAGAAGCCAGTGCAGGCCCCGGTGCCGAAAGGCAGCAATACGCCTTCTGCTCTTCTGCCGCACATTTTTGCCGCGTAAAAGTGAATATTAAAACAGGTAAGGTAAAAATAGATAAGATGGTGGCCGTGGTGGACGGCGGAAGGATTGTAAACGAAAAAGCTGCTGCCAACCAGGTTTCGGGCGCAGCAGTAGGCGGTATTGGCATGGCCCTGATGGAAGAACAGGCCGTTGACCACCGCTATGCCAGCCTGGTGGGTAACGACCTCGCAGGCTATCACTTTGCGGTAAATGCAGATGCCCCCATTATTGAAGTGGCTTTTATTAACAAGCCCGATACCAACAGCAACCCCAGTGGTGCCAAGGGTTTGGGCGAGGTAGGTATTATAGGTTCTGCGGCGGCAATAGCCAACGCCATCTATCACGCCACAGGTAAACGCCTGCGCAACCTGCCTGTTACACCGGATAAAATATTACTGGCTTAA
- a CDS encoding XdhC family protein, translating to MKEIKQIIQAYRQAQQQQRKVVLATVVHIEGSAYRAPGARMLVQDDGRITGAVSGGCLEGDILRKALQVMQKEQPVLITYDTTEDEDAYSLGVSLGCNGIIRILLEPVGNHAHNPVLLLEKAISTRTPAVIATFYTPEDSRHTKQGTYLLCNEEGQLLHAGSHSPAVNKNDHQAETTASNNRDDLPAAPIGIHRLQPDIAQVFALQSNAFIAYAPDTATTAAYTAFLEYLAPAPALIIAGAGNDVLPVVQVAEILGWDITLVDGRPAYASQARFPTCRIQVSPASNPLGQVPCDAHTAILLMTHNYQYDKAALQQALQTNAAYIGILGPAKKRNRLLQELQEEGIAVTPQQEQRIYGPMGLDIGAETPEEIALSIISGIKAVFAQRNGNALRSQKGSIHQRNTRISSPLETYGVLLLAAGQSKRLGSPKQQLMYKGDTLLRNATRTACALQAAATVVVAGENAAGIQQQLQDMPAIVIPNEQYAEGMASSIRAGVQYLTGHYPQLQHILVMLCDQPYLTTQHLRLLLHRQQSTGAAITASYYANRKGVPALFHQQQFAALLQLEGDTGAKHLIEALGNEVEQVAFAALANDIDDNNAYWQLIAAAEQTKEKHDYRQL from the coding sequence ATGAAAGAAATAAAACAGATTATACAAGCTTACCGGCAGGCCCAACAGCAGCAAAGAAAAGTGGTGCTGGCTACCGTGGTGCATATAGAGGGCAGCGCTTACCGCGCGCCGGGCGCACGTATGCTGGTGCAGGATGACGGACGCATAACGGGCGCTGTAAGTGGTGGCTGCCTGGAAGGCGATATATTGCGTAAAGCCCTGCAGGTAATGCAGAAAGAACAACCGGTGCTCATCACCTACGATACCACAGAAGATGAAGATGCCTACAGCCTTGGCGTAAGCCTGGGCTGTAACGGCATTATACGCATATTACTGGAACCCGTGGGCAACCATGCCCATAACCCCGTGCTGCTGCTGGAAAAAGCCATCAGCACACGCACCCCTGCTGTAATAGCCACCTTCTATACCCCCGAAGATAGCAGGCATACGAAGCAAGGCACATACCTGTTGTGTAATGAAGAAGGCCAGCTGTTGCATGCAGGAAGCCATTCGCCTGCCGTTAACAAAAACGATCATCAGGCTGAAACAACTGCCAGTAACAACAGGGATGACCTACCTGCCGCCCCCATTGGCATACACCGCCTGCAACCAGATATAGCGCAGGTGTTTGCCCTGCAAAGCAATGCATTTATAGCCTATGCCCCCGATACCGCCACCACAGCGGCTTATACTGCCTTCCTGGAATATTTAGCCCCCGCCCCTGCCTTAATAATAGCCGGTGCCGGAAACGATGTATTACCTGTAGTGCAGGTAGCTGAGATACTGGGCTGGGATATCACCCTGGTAGATGGCCGGCCGGCTTATGCCAGCCAGGCGCGCTTTCCCACATGCCGCATACAGGTATCGCCCGCCAGCAATCCGTTAGGCCAGGTGCCTTGCGATGCGCATACGGCTATTTTGCTAATGACGCATAACTACCAGTATGATAAAGCGGCTTTGCAACAGGCCCTGCAAACCAATGCTGCCTATATAGGTATACTTGGCCCTGCCAAAAAACGCAACCGTTTATTGCAGGAATTACAGGAAGAAGGCATTGCTGTTACACCACAACAGGAGCAACGCATTTATGGCCCCATGGGGCTGGATATAGGCGCAGAAACACCCGAAGAAATTGCCCTGTCTATTATCAGCGGCATTAAAGCTGTGTTTGCGCAACGCAACGGCAATGCACTGCGCAGCCAGAAGGGCAGCATTCATCAACGCAACACCCGCATCAGCAGCCCTTTGGAAACCTACGGCGTATTACTGCTGGCCGCCGGCCAAAGCAAGCGCCTGGGCAGCCCCAAGCAGCAACTGATGTATAAGGGCGATACTTTATTAAGAAATGCCACCCGCACAGCCTGCGCCTTACAGGCCGCAGCCACGGTAGTAGTGGCCGGAGAAAATGCAGCCGGTATACAGCAACAGCTACAGGATATGCCTGCTATAGTGATACCGAACGAACAATATGCCGAAGGCATGGCCAGCAGCATACGCGCAGGCGTACAATACCTTACCGGCCACTATCCGCAATTGCAGCATATACTGGTAATGCTGTGCGACCAGCCCTACCTTACCACACAGCACCTGCGCCTGTTGCTGCACCGGCAACAAAGTACCGGGGCAGCTATCACCGCCAGTTACTACGCCAACCGTAAGGGCGTACCTGCTTTGTTTCACCAGCAACAGTTTGCTGCATTGCTGCAACTGGAAGGTGATACGGGCGCCAAACACCTGATAGAAGCCCTGGGTAACGAAGTGGAGCAGGTAGCGTTTGCCGCATTGGCCAACGATATTGACGATAACAATGCTTACTGGCAATTAATAGCAGCGGCAGAACAGACAAAAGAGAAGCATGATTACAGACAGCTATAA
- the moaA gene encoding GTP 3',8-cyclase MoaA, which translates to MITDSYNRVHDYLRISLTDLCNLRCSYCMPEEDYPFMPAAQLMQPAEIAEIVKIFAAEGVTKVRLTGGEPLARKDFDDILFRLQQLPVKLTLTTNATLLHRHIDQLLEAGVSSLNISLDTLQAPRFFSLTRRDRFFQTRENIQLALQKGLQTKINMVVMKGVNEAEIPDFIEWTRHSPIEVRFIEFMPFAGNHWSGTQVFSKQEILELVQQHYSITPLPVPPHSTSTPYQIPGFQGSFAIISTMSTPFCAGCNRMRLTADGKMKNCLFSKEETNLLQALREGKPLLPLIQTNILGKAEKLGGQFSGQAYKHLEGDKLVNRSMISIGG; encoded by the coding sequence ATGATTACAGACAGCTATAACAGAGTACACGATTACCTGCGCATATCGCTTACCGACCTCTGCAATCTACGGTGCAGCTATTGCATGCCCGAAGAAGACTATCCTTTTATGCCCGCAGCGCAACTGATGCAACCGGCCGAAATAGCAGAGATAGTAAAGATATTTGCAGCGGAAGGAGTAACCAAAGTGCGTTTAACAGGTGGTGAGCCGCTGGCCCGGAAAGACTTTGACGATATTCTTTTTCGCTTACAGCAACTGCCTGTAAAATTAACCCTTACCACCAATGCCACTTTATTGCACCGGCATATAGATCAATTGCTGGAAGCAGGTGTAAGCAGCCTTAACATTAGCCTGGATACACTGCAGGCCCCAAGGTTCTTTTCCCTTACACGACGCGACCGTTTTTTTCAAACCAGGGAAAACATTCAACTGGCCTTGCAAAAAGGGTTGCAAACCAAAATAAACATGGTGGTAATGAAGGGCGTGAATGAAGCGGAAATTCCGGACTTTATTGAATGGACCCGGCATTCGCCCATAGAAGTTCGCTTTATAGAATTCATGCCTTTTGCCGGCAACCACTGGTCGGGCACACAGGTGTTTTCGAAGCAGGAGATACTGGAACTGGTGCAACAGCATTACTCTATTACTCCCCTGCCTGTTCCCCCACACTCTACCAGTACCCCTTACCAGATACCAGGGTTCCAGGGTTCTTTTGCTATTATCAGCACCATGAGCACACCTTTTTGTGCAGGCTGTAACCGGATGCGACTGACCGCCGATGGCAAAATGAAAAATTGTTTATTTTCAAAAGAAGAAACCAATCTGCTGCAAGCCTTACGGGAAGGAAAGCCCCTGCTACCACTGATACAAACCAACATATTGGGCAAAGCCGAAAAGCTGGGTGGCCAGTTTAGCGGGCAGGCTTATAAACACCTGGAAGGAGACAAACTTGTAAACAGGAGCATGATAAGCATAGGAGGATAA
- a CDS encoding molybdopterin molybdotransferase MoeA — translation MTNQLITVSEAKAIINRLPLTPQTVLTSLPAAAGSVLAQDLHALIDIPAFNQSGMDGYAFAFADLDTYNHSLQIVSKIAAGSGERITLQPGQAARVFTGAPLPEGSDTVVMQENTTINNGQLYITQPTLQKGDNFRPAGSEIQKGQLALSKGTVITPGTIGFLAGMGYAQVPVYAPPKIALLVTGDELQSPGTPLQYGQVYEATSVMLEALLLQMGITVTTTYVPDSLDATIAALDSALQQADIILLTGGVSVGEFDFVVRAAQSCGVQQLFHRVLQRPGKPLYAGVKLEKTVIGLPGNPSSVLTCFYQYVWPLLRKLTGHNDQLQQLQAPLAGPHRKPHALRHFLKGQYANGRVTLLPAQESYRMRSFAVANCLVELPEPAATYEENDLVHLYLLPQYG, via the coding sequence ATGACCAACCAACTGATTACCGTATCAGAAGCCAAAGCTATTATAAACCGGTTACCGCTTACCCCGCAAACCGTGCTTACCTCACTACCGGCAGCGGCAGGCAGCGTGTTGGCGCAAGACCTTCATGCGCTGATAGATATACCTGCTTTTAACCAATCGGGCATGGATGGGTATGCCTTTGCCTTTGCCGATCTTGACACCTACAACCATTCATTGCAAATAGTAAGTAAAATAGCAGCCGGCAGCGGCGAGCGTATTACGTTGCAGCCCGGCCAGGCAGCACGGGTATTTACCGGCGCTCCGCTACCTGAAGGCAGCGATACGGTGGTAATGCAGGAAAACACTACAATAAATAACGGGCAACTTTATATAACGCAACCTACCCTGCAAAAGGGAGATAACTTTCGCCCTGCAGGTTCTGAAATACAAAAAGGCCAGCTGGCTTTATCTAAAGGCACGGTAATTACACCCGGCACCATCGGCTTTCTGGCAGGTATGGGCTATGCACAGGTACCGGTATATGCCCCACCTAAAATAGCCCTGCTGGTAACAGGCGACGAACTGCAATCGCCCGGCACCCCGCTGCAATACGGCCAGGTGTACGAAGCTACTTCTGTCATGCTGGAAGCCCTGTTGTTACAAATGGGTATTACTGTAACTACCACCTATGTACCTGATAGCCTGGATGCCACTATTGCCGCACTGGACAGCGCCTTACAGCAGGCAGACATTATACTGCTTACCGGCGGGGTAAGTGTTGGTGAATTTGATTTTGTAGTGCGCGCTGCACAAAGCTGCGGTGTGCAGCAACTGTTTCACCGCGTGCTGCAGCGTCCCGGCAAACCTTTATACGCCGGTGTAAAGCTGGAGAAAACCGTAATAGGCTTACCGGGTAACCCCTCATCGGTGCTTACCTGTTTTTACCAGTATGTATGGCCCCTGTTACGAAAGCTTACCGGCCACAACGATCAGCTGCAGCAGTTACAAGCGCCACTGGCAGGCCCGCACAGGAAGCCCCATGCATTACGGCATTTTTTAAAAGGCCAGTATGCCAACGGGCGTGTTACCTTATTGCCCGCACAGGAATCGTACCGCATGCGCAGCTTTGCCGTAGCCAACTGCCTGGTAGAGTTGCCGGAACCCGCCGCTACCTACGAAGAAAACGACCTTGTACATCTTTATTTATTACCGCAATATGGATAA
- a CDS encoding sulfite exporter TauE/SafE family protein, which produces MDNHVWIYPLLLAVAFLYSSVGHGGASGYLALMALFGVEAAVMKPTALLLNLFVSLTSFIFYYRGKYFNLRLFLPLAIASMPMAYVGGAMAIHDTLYKKMLGIFLLIPVARFLFFRDIEVNRTTRPPVIALLCIGAAIGLLSGMLGIGGGVILSPVLLLLRWTDQKQAAAISALFIFVNSLSGLMGQFTKGISFSPEMTIYVAIAFCGGLLGSYFGAIRFPQKTIKLLLALVLAVAAFKLFLPNLL; this is translated from the coding sequence ATGGATAATCATGTTTGGATATACCCGCTGTTATTAGCAGTGGCTTTTTTATACTCCTCCGTAGGGCATGGTGGCGCCAGCGGCTACCTGGCCCTGATGGCATTGTTTGGCGTAGAAGCAGCCGTAATGAAGCCTACCGCCTTACTGTTAAACCTGTTTGTATCACTTACCTCTTTTATATTTTATTACCGGGGCAAATATTTTAACCTGCGCCTGTTTTTACCGCTGGCCATTGCCTCTATGCCTATGGCTTATGTGGGTGGCGCCATGGCTATACATGATACCCTGTATAAAAAAATGCTGGGCATCTTTTTACTGATACCGGTGGCGCGTTTTCTTTTTTTCCGCGATATAGAAGTCAACCGCACCACACGTCCGCCGGTAATAGCCCTGCTGTGCATAGGCGCTGCCATTGGCCTGTTATCGGGCATGCTGGGCATTGGAGGAGGGGTAATACTATCACCGGTGTTACTGCTGCTGCGCTGGACCGATCAGAAGCAGGCAGCAGCCATCAGCGCGTTGTTCATTTTTGTAAATTCTTTGTCGGGCCTGATGGGCCAGTTCACCAAAGGCATATCCTTTAGCCCCGAAATGACCATCTATGTAGCCATCGCGTTTTGTGGCGGACTACTGGGCTCTTATTTCGGCGCTATCCGGTTTCCGCAAAAAACCATTAAGCTGTTGCTGGCACTGGTGCTGGCCGTAGCGGCATTTAAATTGTTTTTACCTAATTTATTATGA
- a CDS encoding MoaD/ThiS family protein, whose translation MSQISVYFFGRLTDITGSSRLQMPLANDTDALQQQLLQRFPLLQQATYIITVNRIIISQCTPLHAQAEVALLPPFSGG comes from the coding sequence ATGAGCCAGATTTCTGTATATTTTTTTGGCCGGTTAACGGATATCACTGGCAGCAGCCGGCTGCAAATGCCATTGGCCAACGATACCGATGCGTTGCAGCAGCAACTACTGCAACGCTTTCCGCTGCTGCAACAGGCTACGTATATAATTACCGTTAACCGTATCATCATCAGCCAGTGTACCCCGTTACATGCACAGGCCGAGGTGGCCTTACTACCTCCTTTTTCGGGGGGCTAA
- a CDS encoding HesA/MoeB/ThiF family protein, translated as MTNNNTADYTRYHRQMLLPGIGLAGQQKLAQARVLVIGAGGLGCPVLMSLAGAGVGLIGVADDGLVELSNLHRQFLYRMEDIGQLKVICAQQALQALNPQITVHPYPVAITVHNALEIISNYDIIIDGTDNFPSRYLINDACALLSKPLIYGAVSRYEGQVALFTNGITYRDVFAQPPRAGEIENCSEAGVMGVLPGIIGGYMANECIKWITGTGELLTGQLLTYSALNHQQFIIQLSATEAGAAALPASREAFVQTDYPAACGVSRMQEGEIDAATLHTLLQQDRPLLVDVRELHETLPGITWAHLRIPLSVLAQQLPEAGDTPVVFICQSGKRSLQALTLFKQVHASSVTKAYSLAGGLQALHQHKP; from the coding sequence ATGACAAACAATAATACTGCTGATTATACCCGCTATCACCGGCAGATGCTGCTACCCGGTATAGGGCTGGCAGGTCAGCAAAAACTTGCACAGGCGCGTGTGCTGGTAATAGGCGCCGGCGGCCTGGGCTGCCCTGTGCTGATGAGCCTGGCCGGAGCCGGTGTGGGCCTTATAGGTGTGGCAGATGATGGGCTTGTAGAGTTAAGTAATCTGCACCGCCAGTTTTTATACCGGATGGAAGATATAGGGCAGTTAAAAGTTATTTGCGCTCAACAGGCATTGCAGGCACTGAACCCGCAGATAACGGTTCACCCCTATCCTGTTGCCATTACTGTACACAATGCACTGGAAATAATCAGCAATTATGATATCATTATAGACGGTACCGACAACTTTCCCAGCCGCTATCTCATCAACGATGCCTGCGCCCTGTTAAGCAAACCGCTTATCTATGGCGCTGTATCGCGGTATGAAGGCCAGGTGGCCCTGTTTACCAACGGCATCACCTATCGCGATGTGTTTGCGCAACCACCCCGTGCCGGTGAAATAGAAAATTGCAGTGAAGCAGGTGTAATGGGTGTATTGCCAGGCATTATTGGTGGCTATATGGCCAACGAATGCATTAAATGGATAACAGGCACCGGCGAGCTGTTAACAGGCCAGCTGCTTACCTATTCTGCACTCAACCATCAACAGTTTATCATACAATTGTCAGCCACCGAAGCCGGGGCTGCCGCATTGCCTGCCAGCAGAGAAGCATTTGTACAAACCGATTATCCCGCAGCCTGCGGCGTAAGCAGGATGCAGGAAGGAGAAATAGACGCCGCCACCTTACACACCCTGCTACAACAGGACCGCCCTTTACTGGTGGATGTGAGAGAGCTGCATGAAACACTGCCCGGTATTACCTGGGCACACCTGCGCATTCCCCTTTCGGTGCTGGCACAACAACTACCCGAAGCGGGCGATACACCGGTAGTATTTATTTGCCAAAGCGGCAAGCGCAGCTTACAGGCCTTAACCCTGTTTAAACAGGTGCATGCCAGCAGTGTTACTAAAGCCTATAGCCTGGCAGGCGGCTTACAAGCCCTGCACCAACACAAACCATAA
- a CDS encoding molybdenum cofactor biosynthesis protein MoaE: MMSLTTTIFREGAITPDTIATCLQQYATDQSIGGYSCFIGQVRADIVNGNTVTAIEYTTYREMAETAVRDIATQIQQQYALTAVEVLHSLGTVAAGGICLLVLTAAPHRKAAMQACDLLVERIKAEVPIWGKEILNENDYQWKVNQ; the protein is encoded by the coding sequence ATGATGTCATTAACCACCACCATATTCCGGGAAGGAGCCATTACGCCAGATACGATAGCCACCTGCCTGCAACAATACGCCACTGACCAAAGCATAGGCGGCTACTCCTGTTTTATAGGGCAGGTACGTGCTGATATAGTCAACGGCAACACCGTAACAGCTATAGAATACACCACCTATCGCGAAATGGCCGAAACAGCTGTGCGGGATATAGCCACACAAATACAACAGCAATATGCCCTTACAGCAGTGGAAGTACTGCACAGCCTGGGCACCGTAGCAGCAGGCGGCATTTGCCTGCTGGTGTTAACCGCAGCCCCCCACCGCAAAGCCGCTATGCAGGCCTGCGACCTGCTGGTAGAACGTATTAAAGCCGAAGTACCCATATGGGGCAAAGAGATATTGAATGAAAACGATTATCAGTGGAAAGTAAATCAGTAA
- the moaCB gene encoding bifunctional molybdenum cofactor biosynthesis protein MoaC/MoaB, with amino-acid sequence MVNITHKQNTLRKAVAQAIVQVSGEATMQAIHNRQVPKGDVFEFSRAAGLLAIKKTSDVIPDCHPLPVEYAAFTYQTSGLQITITAEVHTIYKTGVEVEAMHGAMIAALTMYDMLKPIDSRVEIGSVTLQQKKGGKSDHPLQPPHNITCAVVVCSDRASKGEYEDVSGKLLVSLLEQRNLPVAEYAVVPDDIAAIQQIAQSLQTQGYDLVLFTGGTGVSPRDVTPEAITPLLTQPVPGIAEAARSYGMQRTPMAMLSRSVAGFMHNTLLVTLPGSPNAVRESVDALFPALLHVFTIRHQS; translated from the coding sequence ATGGTAAACATCACGCATAAACAAAACACTTTACGTAAAGCCGTGGCACAGGCTATAGTGCAGGTTTCCGGCGAAGCCACCATGCAGGCCATACACAACCGGCAGGTGCCCAAAGGCGATGTGTTCGAGTTTTCGAGGGCAGCCGGCTTACTGGCTATTAAAAAAACAAGCGATGTAATACCCGACTGTCACCCCCTGCCCGTAGAGTATGCCGCTTTCACCTATCAAACCAGCGGTTTGCAAATTACCATCACCGCCGAGGTGCATACCATTTACAAAACCGGCGTGGAAGTAGAAGCGATGCACGGTGCAATGATTGCAGCATTGACCATGTATGACATGCTAAAGCCTATTGACTCGCGTGTAGAAATAGGCTCTGTAACACTGCAACAGAAAAAAGGCGGCAAAAGCGATCATCCCCTGCAACCACCCCACAATATAACCTGTGCAGTGGTAGTATGCTCTGACCGCGCATCGAAAGGCGAATATGAAGATGTATCGGGCAAGCTGCTGGTAAGCCTGCTGGAACAACGCAACCTGCCCGTAGCAGAATATGCCGTAGTGCCTGACGATATTGCCGCCATACAGCAAATAGCACAAAGCCTGCAAACGCAGGGTTACGACCTGGTGCTGTTTACCGGTGGCACCGGTGTATCGCCACGCGATGTAACTCCCGAAGCCATTACCCCGCTGTTAACCCAGCCGGTGCCCGGCATTGCCGAAGCTGCCCGCAGCTATGGTATGCAACGTACTCCTATGGCTATGTTATCGAGAAGTGTAGCAGGTTTTATGCATAATACTTTGCTGGTAACATTGCCGGGTTCGCCCAACGCCGTGCGGGAATCGGTAGATGCCTTATTCCCGGCACTACTGCATGTATTTACTATCCGACACCAATCATAA